The genome window GGCTGAGACGCGCCTGTTTCTGGAATTTCTTGACCACACGGTCGCGCTTCAGCTTCGACAGGTAATCGATGAACAGCGCACCGTCGAGGTGATCGATCTCGTGCTGCAGGCAGACCGCGAGAATGTCGTCGGCCTCGATTTCCTGCATCTCGTTGTTGCGGTCGAGATAACGCACGCGCACCCGCGCCGGACGTTCCACGTCGTCATAGAAATCGGGCACCGACAGGCAGCCTTCCTGATAGACGTGGAGCTCTTCCGACGCCCACACGACCTCCGGATTGGCGAGCTGCAGCGGCTGCGGCTCCTCGCCCTCGCGGGCAACGTCGACCACGATGACGCGTTTCGGCACGGCGACCTGAATCGCGGCCAGACCGATGCCCGGTGCCGCGTACATGGTTTCGAGCATGTCGTCCATCAGCGTGCGGATTTCGTCGTCGACACGCTCGACCGGCTTGCAGACCTCGCGCAGGCGCGGATCGGGGACGATGATAATTTCACGTTTTGCCATGGCGTTGAAATAAGCAAGTCGATTGCGGGCGTCAATGAATCGGCGAGCTGGACGTTACCGAATGGTCGAAAAATAGCGTCGACTTGCGCAGGAAAGGCCGGGCTCCTCGGTGCATTCGTGCAGCGAGAAGAGGATGACCTCGGCACGCCCGATGACGTTTTCCATCGGCACAAAGCCCATGTCGTCGACAAACCGGCTGTCGGAAGAGTTGTCGCGATTGTCGCCCATCATGAAGAGATGGCCGGCGGGCACGCGATAAGGTCCGACATTGTCGGCGTTTCCGTTGTCGCGCTGTTCGAGGATGGCGTGGCGGCGTCCCTCGGGCAGCGCCTCCTCGAAGCGTCCCGCCGCAACCACGAAGCCATGGTCGTCGCGATAGCGGAACGTCTTTTCCAGCTGGCGCGGAAGGACCTTGCCGTTGACGGCGAGGCGTCCGCCAATCACGTCGACCCGGTCGCCGGGCAAGCCCACCACGCGCTTTATCATGGTCTCGCCGCTCTGCGGATGGCGGAACACGACAACGTCTCCCCGTTCCGGCAGGCGCGCGAAGATCCGCCCGTCGAGCGGCAATTCGAGCGAACCGAGCAATTCGGGCAAGGATGCCCGGCTGTAGCCGTAGGCGAACTTGTTGACGATGATACGATCGCCGACCTGAAGTGTCGGCAACATGCTCTCCGAGGGAATGAAATAGGAGGCGAAGGCGACCGTCTTGAAGACCAGCGCCAGGGCCAGCGCGGCGCCCAGCGTCTTTGCCGTATCGGCAAGCATTTTGAATATCTTACCCAAGACCCGGCCCTTCCGTCATCTCGCACCCGTCCTGCGACGTCGTTCGGCGATGGTTACCGCCAATTCTGGCAGCGATATGACAATAGCAGCGTTCGCGCGCGCTCGCCAACGAAGCAGCGCAGTCGCGCTTTTTGCCCGAATCGTTCTATGTTTGTTTCATGGACGCTATTCTCATTCAGATCGCCGGACGCCCCATCACGACCGGTGAAGTTGTTATTTTCGTCGCCGCCCTCGGGCTCGGGCTGTTGCTCGTTGCCGTCATCGCGCTTGTTCGCGGCGGACGGCAACGCGCGGCGAGCGAAGCGCTGGCGCAGGAACGGTCGCGCGAGCTGGAGAGCCATATCGAGGAGCTGATGCGCACCCAGGCGGAAATGACCGGGCGCATGCAGACCATGGCCGAGGTGTTCGGCAGCCGCCAGTCCGATCTCGGCAAGGCGCTGATGGAGCGGCTCGACGGCATGGGCCACCGGCTCGGTCGCTCGATGGCCGACACGACCCGCGACACGCACGACAATCTGCGCAAGCTGCACGAGCGGCTGGCCATCATCGACCGCGCCCAGCACACGATTTCCGACCTGTCGGGCCAGGTCACCGGACTGCAGCAGATCCTCGCCAACAAGCAGAGCCGCGGCGCCTTCGGCCAGGGCCGTATGGAGGCGATCATCTCCGATGCACTGCCGCCGGCGAGCTTTTCGTTCCAGGCGACGCTGACCAACGGCACCCGTCCCGACTGTCTCATTCACCTGCCGAACGACGCGCCGGCGCTGGTCATCGACGCGAAGTTCCCGCTTGAGGCCTTCAACCGGCTGAAGGAAGCGGAAACGCCGGAAGCAACCAAGGCGGCGCAGGCGCAGGTGCGGCGCGATGTCGGCAAGCATATACAGGACATTTCCGAGCGCTATTTCGTCACCGGCGAGACGCAGGACACCGCCTTCCTGTTCGTGCCCTCCGAGGCGCTGTTCGCCGATCTGCACGAGCATTTTTCCGATCTGATGCAGAAGGCCCACCGCTCACGCGTCGTCATCGTATCGCCATCGCTGCTGCTGTTGTCGATCCAGATCGTGCAGACGGTGTTGCGCGACGTGCGCATGCGCGAGGAAGCGCACATCATCCAGCGCGAGGTCGTGCGTCTCGTCGACGACGTCAATCGGCTGCGCGACCGTGTGCTGAACCTGCAGAAGCATTTCGGTCAGGCCAACCGCGATGTCGAGCAGATCCTGATTTCGAGCGACAAGATCACGACGCGTGGCGGCAAGATCGAGTCGATGGAGCTGGACGATACGCCGGCCGACAAATCCGGCAGCGCCGCCGTGCCGTTCAAACCCGTCGCCGGCAGCGCCGCCGAATAGCCGTATCGTTTCCCCTCCCCTTTTGCGGACAGTGTCATGAGCCTTCTGTTTTCCATTTCCGGCTGGGACGTCGAGACCTGGGCGGCGCATTTTCGCCGCCGCGCGCCGCAATACGACCTGCAGACGGGTCCCTTCGCCGAAGACCCGGCGCGCGTCGACTACGCGCTCGTTTGGAAGCCACCGCATGGCGCGCTGAAACAGCTTCCGAATTTGAAGGTGATCTTTTCACTCGGCGCCGGCGTCGATCACATCCTCTCCGATCCCGAGCTTCCCGACGTGCCGATCGTGCGCGTCGTCGACCCCGATCTCACCGGCCGCATGACCGAATGGGCGGTGTTCCACGTTCTGCTGCACCATCGGCGGCATCTGATGCTGGCCGAGGCGCAGACACGGCATGAATGGGCGAGTTTCACCCAGCCCGCCGCGCGCGACGTGCGGGTCGGCATCATGGGGCTCGGCGTGCTCGGCGCCGATGCCGGTCAGGCGCTGGCGCGGCTCGGCTTTCAGGTCGCCGGCTGGAGCCGCGGCAAGAAGGCGGTCGAAGGCGTCGAAACCTTCCATGGCGCGGACGGGCTCGGCGCCTTTCTTGTGCGCACTGACATCCTCGTCTCGCTGCTGCCGCTGACGCCGGACACGCGCGGCATCCTCAATGCCGACCTGTTCAAGCAGCTCGCCCGCGACGGCGCGATGCCGGGCCCGGTGCTGATCAATGCCGGGCGCGGCGAGACCCAGCGCGAGGACGATATCCTTGCAGCACTTGCCAACGGCACGCTTCACGCGGCGAGCCTCGACGTGTTCTCGACCGAGCCGCTGCCCGCCGATCACCCACTGTGGGACCACCCCCGCGTGGTGATTTCGCCGCACAACGCCGCCGACAGCGACCCGGATCGCCTGTCCGGCTATGTGCTCGACCAGATCGCCAGCTTCGAGGCCGGCAGGGGTCTGACCAACGTCATCGACCGTACCGCCGGGTACTGATCTGGTCGGCAAAGCGGATTCCACTCTTTCGTTGGCGCGAAAAACCTGACAAAACGGGCCGGACAGATCGATCCGACACTGGTTGCGCGCGGACAGACGCGACCGGCAAAGCAAAAAATTCGAGGTGTGAAATGCCCCCCTATCGCTCGCGTACGTCGACCCATGGCCGCAACATGGCCGGAGCCCGCGGCCTGTGGCGCGCGACCGGCATGCAGGACGAGGATTTCGGCAAGCCGATCATCGCCATCGCGAACTCCTTCACCCAGTTCGTGCCGGGCCATGTGCACCTCAAGGACCTCGGCCAGCTGGTTGCCGAGCAGGTCGAGAAGGCCGGCGGCGTCGCCAAGGAGTTCAACACCATCGCGGTCGATGACGGCATCGCCATGGGGCATGACGGCATGCTCTATTCGCTGCCCTCGCGCGAGATCATCGCCGACAGCGTCGAGTACATGGTCAACGCCCACTGCGCCGACGCGATCGTGTGCATCTCCAATTGCGATAAGATCACGCCGGGCATGCTGATGGCCGCGATGCGCCTCAACATTCCCGTCGTGTTCGTCTCCGGCGGGCCGATGGAAGCCGGCAAGGTGGAACTTGAGGACGGCAAGGAAGTCGCGCTCGATCTGGTCGACGCCATGGTGGCGGCCGCCGACGACAAGATTTCCGACAATCTGGTTGCGGCCATCGAGCGCTCGGCCTGCCCGACCTGCGGCTCGTGCTCGGGCATGTTCACGGCCAATTCGATGAACTGCCTGACCGAAGCGCTCGGCCTCGCACTGCCGGGCAACGGCTCGATGCTGGCGACCCATGCCGACCGCGAACGGCTGTTCGTCGAAGCCGGCCACCTGATCGTCGACCTCGCCAAGCGTTATTACGAGCAGGACGACGACAGCGTGCTGCCGCGCTCGATCGCCTCGTTCACGGCGTTCTGCAACGCCATGACGCTCGACATCGCCATGGGCGGCTCGACCAACACGGTGCTGCACCTTCTCGCCGCCGCGCAGGAGGGCCAGGTCGATTTCACCATGGAAAACATCGACGCCCTGTCGCGCAAGGTGCCGGTGCTGTGCAAGGTCGCGCCGTCGGTCTCCGACGTGCATATGGAAGACGTCCACCGCGCTGGCGGCATCATGGGCATCCTCGGTGAACTCGACCGCGCCGGGCTGATCGATGCGAGCCTGCCGACCGTGCATGCGGCAACCATGAAGGACGCGCTGGAACGCTGGGACGTGACGCGCACCACCAGCAACGCGGTGCACGAGTTCTATTCCGCCGCGCCCGGCGGCGTGCCGAGCGTGACCGCCTTTTCGCAGTCCAAGCGCTACGCCGAGGGTGTCGACACCGACCGCGAGAACGGCGTCATCCGCGACAAGGCGCATGCCTTCTCGCAGGACGGCGGTCTTGCGGTGCTGTTCGGCAACATCGCGCTCGACGGCTGCATCGTGAAGACGGCCGGCGTCGACGCCTCGATCCTGACCTTCTCCGGCCCCGCCTATATCTGCGAGAGCCAGGACCAGGCGGTCAGCGACATCCTGACCGGCAAGGTCAAGGAAGGCGACGTGGTGCTGATCCGCTACGAGGGTCCGAAGGGCGGCCCGGGCATGCAGGAAATGCTCTATCCGACGAGCTATCTGAAGTCGAAGGGCCTCGGCAAGGCCTGTGCGCTCATCACCGACGGCCGTTTCTCGGGCGGCACGTCCGGGCTTTCCATCGGCCATTGCTCGCCGGAAGCCGCCGAGGGCGGCACCATCGGCCTCGTCGAGCACGGCGACACGATCTTCATCGATATTCCGAACCGCATCATCCGCGTTGAGGTCAGCGACGAAGAGCTGGCTACCCGCCGCGAGAAGATGGACGCGAAGGGCGCTGCCGCCTGGCAGCCGGAGAAGCCGCGCAAGCGTCATGTCACATCCGCGCTGAAGGCCTATGCGGCGCTGACGACGAGCGCGGCGCGCGGTGCCGTGCGCGACGTGGAGCAGCTTTCGCGCAAGTAGGTTTGGCGTTTACGGGAACACGAAAAGCGGCGGGCGCAGGTCCGCCGTTTTTTGTTGGTGCGCCCTACCCGCGATCTGGCGCTTTCACGGCACCATTTGTGTCGCTAAGTCCCCCCTACAAACACTCCCCCTCGTCATCCTCCGGCTTGAACTGGAGGATCGTTCTCTACTCGCACGGGCGTGCACTGTTGCGCCCAACAAACGTCTCTGTTCGCCCGTGGAGCAAATCCGCACCGTCCGTGGGTGTCGCGGGCCGATCCTCCGGTCAAGCCGGAGGATGACGTGAGCGGGGGGAAGAGCCAATTCCTGAGCCGCACCGGCATACCGTTCCGAGAGGGGCAATAGCCCCCGGATCAAGTCCGGGGTGACGCGGAGCGAATGCCGTTCTTAGCCACGAGCCAGAACCAAACGGCTCGTTACGAAGTCTGACCCTAAAGCCGCCGCACGGCGGTCACGGGGCTGCCGGAGGCGGCGATGCGGGTGACGGCGTCGTCGAGCGGTTCGATGGCGACGGCCATGAAGAAGCCGCTCGCGTGCAACAGTCGCGTGTCGTCGAGCATGATGCCGACATGGCCCTTCCAGAAGACGAGGTCGCCGCGCTGCAGCGACGGCAGGCCGGCGGAGATATCGAGCTGATCGCCGAAGCCCGCCTCCTGCATGTCGGAATCGCGCGGCGCGGCGATGCCGGCCTCGGCGGCGGCCAGTTGCACCAGCGCCGAGCAGTCGAGGCCGAAACTGGTGCGCCCGCCCCAGCGATAGGGCGTGCCGACGAAGCTCTCGGCGACCGCGACCCAGTCGTCCGCCTTGTGATCGAGCGGCACGAGGTGTTTGGCGGCGACGGCGCTGCCGTCGGGCAGGATCGCGTATTCGAGATCGCGCACCGTCTGCGTCGAAACAACCGTGACCCGCGACCCCATCGAAATGAGCCCGCGCGGCGGCAGCTTCAGCTCGGCCATCGGATAGCGATAGGTCCGCAGCACCGCGACGCGATGGGTCGGTTCGGGTGCGAAAGGTCCGAGCGCATCGGCCGGCAGCCAGCCGACATATTCGTCGGTGCCGGCCTGGCCCCAGACCCAGCCTTCCGGCGTGCGGTCATAGATTGTGACGGTTTCGCCGAAGAGGAGTTCGGTGTCGATGGAGCGGTCGGCGCGCGGCTCGGGGCGCATCGGCGTTGCATCGGCCACCACCCGCAGCGTCTCGCCAACGGCGTAGCGGTCGGCGGTGACGGTGCCGCGCAGATGTTCGGCGGCCAGATCGGGACGGGCCGGAACGAGCCTGCGGTCAAAAGCCTTCATCGCGGCAACTCCCGTGCCTTGTCGACGACCAGATCGCCGAGCTTTTCCAGATAAAGCGCGCCCTCAAGCGTGCGCTGGATGACGACATTGCGCCGATCGGCCTCATCGCGGCGGCGCGACAAGAGCTTCATGTGCCCCATCGTGTCGAGCGCGCGGGTGATCGCCGGCTTGGTGACACCGAGCTTCTCAGCCAGCCCGCGCACGGTGTGCGGCGGTGCCTCGAGATAGACGGTGAGCAGGATGGTCAACTGGCGGGCGCTCAGATCCTGATCGCCGTCGCGGACCAGCGCCAGATTGACGTCATGCATCAGTTTCAGCGCCTGGGAGGGGCGCATCTCGACAGCCATGGCAACGAACACTCACTCGGCCGCCGGCGCGCGGCAGCGATACGCGGAACAGGGAAGCACTCCGAAATTCGTTTCGGAGCCGATATCATTATGCCCGAGACGAGCACTCTGGCAAGGTTGGCGCTTTGAGACCTGCCCCGGCTATTTGCCGTAGCGCTCTTTCAGCATCGCGTAGAGGGCGCGGATCGCCTGGCCCTCGCCGCCTTCTGGCTTGCCGGGCTTTGCCGTCGGAGTCCAGCCGTAGATATCGAAATGAGCCCAGCTTCTGGCGTGTTCGACGAAGCGGGACAGGAACAGGGCGGCGGTGACGGATCCGGCAAACGGCGCCGAGGTGATGTGATTGATATCGGCGATCTTGGAATCCATCATCTTCAGATAGGGCTTCCACAGCGGCATGCGCCAGAGCGGATCGGCGACGGCAACGGAGGCCTTTTCGATGGCGCCGGCAAGCGCATCGTCGTCTGTGTAGAAGGGCGGCAGGTCGGGCCCGAGCGCGACGCGGGCAGCGCCCGTCAGGGTGGCGAGGTCGAGCATCAGGTCCGGGTGCTCCTCATCGCCAAGCGCCAGCGCATCAGCGAGGATCAACCGGCCTTCGGCGTCGGTGTTGCCGATCTCGACATTGAGGCCCTTGCGGCTCGGCAGCACGTCGCCGGGGCGGAAGGCGTTGCCGGAGATGGAATTCTCGACCGCCGGGATCAGAACGCGCAGACGCACCGGCAGCTCGGCATCCATGATCATGGTGGCAAGGCCGAGCACGTTCGCCGCACCGCCCATATCCTTCTTCATCAGCGCCATGGCCGAGCCCGGCTTGATGTCGAGGCCACCGCTATCAAAGCACACACCCTTGCCGACGAGGGTGACTTTGGGGTGATCAGGATTGCCCCAAGCGAGATCGACGAGGCGGGGATGGCGGCTCGAGGCCTTGCCGACGGCGTGCACCATCGGCAGGTTTTCGGCCAGAAGGTCCTCGCCGACGATGACCCGGTCGGTGCCGCCATAGGCGACCACCGTGTCGATCGCCGCGTCGGCGAGTTCGACCGGTCCGAGGTCGTTGGCCGGAATGTTGATCAGATCGCGGGCGAGCGCCACGCCTTTGGCGATGCGGACCACCTCATCGCGGTCGACATAGCCCGGCGTGACGAGACGCACACCCTTGTCGGTGCGCTTGCGGTAGCGGTCGAAACGGTAGGCGGACAACAGGAAGCCGAGCGCGGCGCGGCCGGCATCGACCGCCTCACCTTCGAGCCGGTAGGTACCCGCCGGCAGATCGGTCGCCAGCTTGCCGAGCAGGAACGGGTCCTCCTCGCCATGCCCCTTGCCGAGCCCGAACAGAACGCCGGCAAGCGCGCCATCCTCGCCGGCGAGCCGCAGCATGGAGCCGGCCTCGGCCTTGAAGCCGTTGGCCGCCACCCAGCCGGCAACCGACGGCGATGCGTCGCCGAGATAGCGCTCCAGACCGTCGGTCGAAACGCAGGTGACCGGAACGCTGGCGACGGAGGCGTCGGGGGCAAGAAGGATATCGGGCGCAAGGCTATCGGACACGGGCGCAACTCTCTGATTGGACGCGAAAAAGGCTGTGCGGAGGCGGGGCCGGGCATCGGTCGTGGTGCCAGCGGCAAGGCCAGCCAACCGCATGGCGAACCACCTCGACGATGGTACTCGCCGCGCTGCCAGCGTGCAACGCGAGGGCGACGAGATTACGGCAAAAGACGAGACCTTTGCTGCCTGTCTACGGTGGCCCGGAGCACGCCTTCGCGGCCGTTTTAACGAACTATTAGGGTTAACAGACTATTGCTGCGAGGGACGGCGACCGCCTGCGTCGCCTGCAAACGGCCGGAGCCCGACATGCCGAATCTCTCGATCCGCTCCTTCGCAAATTCGCTGGCGCTGCGCAGCGCGCTCGTGCCGATCGTCCTTGCGGTCGGTCTTGCCGCCTGTTCGACGACGAAGAAGTCGTCGGTCGGCGCGCATGGCGGCGCCGCGATCAGCCAGGGCGCCAGTTATTCGAGCGAGCAGATCCGCCAGGCAGTTCAACAGTGGGGCAACAAATACGAAGCGAGCCCCGACGACCGTAATGTGGCGCTCAATTATGCAGCCGCGCTTCGTCTCAACGATCAGATCGATCAGGCCGTCGCCGTGCTGCGCAAGGCGATGATCAAGCACACCAAGGACCGCGAGGTGGCGGCGGCCTATGGCAAGGCGCTCGCGGCTAAGGGGCAGTTCGACGAAGCGCTCCGGGTCATCCGCTCCGCGCACACCGACGACCGGCCGGACTGGCGCCTGCTGTCGGCGGAAGGCGCCATTCTCGATCAGATCGGCAAGAATGCCGAAGCCCGCCGGCAATACGGCCAGGCTCTCAAGATCGTGCCGAACGAACCGTCCGTGCTCAACAATTTCGGCCTGTCCTACGCGCTGACCGGCGATCTCACCCAGGCGGAGAAGGTATTGCGGCAGGCCGCGGCGCAGCCCGGTGCCGACAGCCGCGTCCGCCAGAACCTCGCTCTCGTGCTCGGCCTTCAGGGCAAGTTCCAGGAAGCCGAACGAGTGGCGCTGAACGAACTGGAGCCGGCCCAGGCGGAAGCCAATATCGCCTATCTGCGCGGCATGCTGAGCCAGCGCAACACTTGGAACGACATCAAGGCGCAGGACAAGAAGAAGAAAAACCGCAGCTGATTTTCAGCTGGCCGTCCTTCGGAACAGCCCCTCAGCCAACGGAAAACAAAACCGGCCGCATCGCCTGCGGCCGGTTTTTCGTTCGAGGTCTGCGGTCCCGGGTCTGCCGTTCCAGGGTCTGACTTTCCAGGGCCTGCCGGGATGGGATTCGTTCGGAGCCCCTGCCCGGCCTGATACGGCTACATGTTCATGATCTGAATGATCGCCGGGCCCATGATGACGGCGAACAGCACCGGCAGGAAGAACACGATCATCGGCACGGTGAGTTTCGGCGGCAGCGCAGCGGCCTTCTTCTCGGCCTCGGCCATGCGCATTTCGCGGTTCTCGTCGGCCATGATGCGCAATGACTGGGCAAGCGGCGTGCCATAGCGTTCGGCCTGGATCAGCGCGGTCGTTACCGCCTTGACGCCGTCAAGACCGGTGCGAATGGCGAGGTTTTCATAGGCCTGCCGGCGGTCTTCGAGATAGGACAATTCGGCCGTTGCCAGCGTCAGCTCTTCCGCGAGCGGCACTGAAGCGACGCCGATTTCCTCCGACACCTTGCGGAAGCCCGCCTCGATCGACATGCCCGATTCCACGCAGATCAGCATCAGGTCGAGCGCATCCGGCCAGGCGCGGCGGATGGAGAGCTGACGTTTCTGAATGACGTTCGAGATGAACAGGTTCGGCAGATAGAAGCCGACCAGCGCGATCAGAACCGCAAGCGAGAATTTCAGGCCGGCCGGCTGCTGGCTCGCATGCATGACGACGAACAGATAGAAGAGCGCCAGCATGAACATGATAAAGGGCGCGACGAAGCGGGCGAACAGGAACACCACCATCGGCGCCTGGCCGCGGTAACCGGCCATCTTCAGACGATTGCCGGTCTCGTCGTCGGACAAGGCGCGGCGCAGGTTGAAGCGGTCGACCAGCTTCTGCATGTAGTCCTTCGGCTTCGGCCGAAGATTGACCTGCTTTTCCTGCTGCAGCCGCAGACGCTCGCGCGCCCGGATCTTGTCGCGTTCGATGGCGACCGTCTTCATGCGCGACTGGAACTGGTCACGCTCGAGCAGCGGCAGCGCCACCGTCAGAATGGTCGCGGCAACGGCGATCGCGGTGACCGCCATCAGCAGGAACTGGCTGTTGGTGAGGAGTTCGGCAATGTCGGAAAGCATGCTTTCGTCCCCCGCTAGAAGTCGAAGTTGATCATCTTGCGCATCATCAGGACGCCCATCAGCATCCACATCCCGGCGCCGCCGAGAATGAGGTTGCCGGTGGTGGTCGTGAACAGCGTCATGATGTAGCCGGGGGTGGTGAAGAACACGAGCAGCATGACGATCAGCGGCAGCGAGCCGATGATGGCAGCCGAGGCCTTCGCCTCCTGACTCATGGCGATGATCTTGCCCTGCAGCTTCTTGCGATCGCGCAGCACCTTGGAGAGGTTGCCGAGCGCTTCCGACAGGCTGCCGCCGGCCTGTTGCTGGATGGCAATGACGATGGCGAAGAAGTTCGCCTCTTGCAGCGGCATGCCTTCATAGATGCGACCGACGGCTTCATGCAGCGGAACGCCCATCTGCTGCGCCTCGAGGATGCGACGGAACTCGCCGCGCACCGGCTCTTTCGCCTCCTGGGCGATGATGCGCAGGCAGTCGCCGAGCGGCAGGCCCGCCTTGACACCACGCACGATGACGTCGACCGAATTCGGAAACTCGGTCAGAAAGGCCTTCTGGCGCCGTTTGCGCATGAACTTGATCAGCCAGTTCGGGAAGCCGAAGGCACCAACGACCGCGATCCCGCCGGCCACGAGAAGCGGTGCACCGGCAACGAGGCCGAGTATGAAACCAACAACTCCGCAAATGGCGCTGATGATGAAGAATTTCGGTTTAGACCAGGTCAGCCCGGCCTGGCGGAGACGCAAAGCAAGCGGCGGCGAAGCGTTTTTCTTCTTCTGCGCCTTCTGCTTTTCCTCCATTTCCTTGAGGGTTTCCTGCACCGAACGGCGCCGCTGGCGGCCGTCGCTCTTGGCGACCTGAGCGGCCAGGCCCGGTGTCTTGCGGACTTTTTCGACACGCTTGCGGCCGCGGGTCTCGCCGGTGATCGCAGGGGCGACCAGCGCGTAGATGATGGCGCCGACGCTGAACGTCACCAGGACAACGATCGCCAGAACGGTAGTGCTCACGCCGAACATCGATGCGCCCCTCAGACCATGCCCGGCTGTTCGCCGGTATCGGCGGCATCAAGCGCCGCGGCAAGACGGTTCTCTTCGCCGAAGTAGCGCGCCCGATCCCAGAAATAGGGCCGGCCGACGCCGGTCGAGCGGTGACGGCCGACGATCTTGCCCTGCGCATCCTCGCCCATCATGTCGTAGACGAAGAGGTCCTGGGTGATGATGACGTCGCCTTCCATGCCGACCACTTCGGTGATGTGGGTGATGCGGCGCGAACCGTCGCGCAGGCGCGAGGCCTGGACGATGACGTCGACGGAGGAGACGATCATTTCGCGCACGGTGCGGGACGGCAGGTTGTAGCCGCCCATGGCGATCATCGATTCCATACGGGCGAGGCATTCGCGCGGGCTGTTGGCGTGGATGGTGCCCATCGATCCGTCGTGACCCGTGTTCATGGCCTGCAACAGGTCGAACACCTCGGGTCCGCGCACTTCGCCGACGATGATGCGCTCGGGGCGCATACGCAGGCAGTTCTTGACCAGGTCGCGCATGGTCACCTCGCCCTCGCCTTCGATATTGGGCGGGCGGGTTTCAAGGCGGACCACATGCGGCTGCTGCAGCTGCAGTTCCGCGGAGTCCTCGCAGGTGATGATGCGTTCGTCGGTGTCGATATAGCGGGTCAGGCAGTTGAGCAGCGTCGTCTTGCCCGAACCGGTACCGCCGGAAATCACCGTGTTGCAGCGGACCCGGCCGACGATCTGCAGAATGGTCGAGCCTTCCGGCGAGATCGAGCCGAAATTGACCAACTGATCGAGGGTCAGCTTGTCCTTCTTGAACTTACGAATGGTCAGTGCGGGACCATCGATGGCAAGCGGCGGCGCGATGACGTTGACACGAGAGCCGTCGGGCAGGCGCGCGTCGCAGATCGGACTCGATTCATCGACGCGGCGGCCGACCTGGCTGACGATCCGCTGGCAGATGTTCATCAGCTGCTGATTGTCACGGAACCGGATCGGCGTATCGGTCACCTTGCCGGCGACTTCGATGTAGGTGATGTCGGCGCCGTTGACCATGATGTCGGCGATGTCGTCGCGCGCAAGCAGCGGCTCCAGCGGACCGTAGCCGAGCACGTCGTTGACGATATCCTCGAGCAGTTCCTCCTGTTCGGAGATCGACATGACGACATTTTTCAGCGCGATGATCTCGCTGACGACGTCACGGATTTCCTCACGCGCCGATTCCTGGTCGAGCTTGGCGAGCTGCGACAGGTCGATGGTGTC of Hyphomicrobiales bacterium contains these proteins:
- a CDS encoding protein kinase produces the protein MDDGFTSFASEPAPVEAPAPEPLLSYDQAPRSKQRSENYYDVKTSIFSALIDTIDLSQLAKLDQESAREEIRDVVSEIIALKNVVMSISEQEELLEDIVNDVLGYGPLEPLLARDDIADIMVNGADITYIEVAGKVTDTPIRFRDNQQLMNICQRIVSQVGRRVDESSPICDARLPDGSRVNVIAPPLAIDGPALTIRKFKKDKLTLDQLVNFGSISPEGSTILQIVGRVRCNTVISGGTGSGKTTLLNCLTRYIDTDERIITCEDSAELQLQQPHVVRLETRPPNIEGEGEVTMRDLVKNCLRMRPERIIVGEVRGPEVFDLLQAMNTGHDGSMGTIHANSPRECLARMESMIAMGGYNLPSRTVREMIVSSVDVIVQASRLRDGSRRITHITEVVGMEGDVIITQDLFVYDMMGEDAQGKIVGRHRSTGVGRPYFWDRARYFGEENRLAAALDAADTGEQPGMV
- a CDS encoding pilus assembly protein; the encoded protein is MFGVSTTVLAIVVLVTFSVGAIIYALVAPAITGETRGRKRVEKVRKTPGLAAQVAKSDGRQRRRSVQETLKEMEEKQKAQKKKNASPPLALRLRQAGLTWSKPKFFIISAICGVVGFILGLVAGAPLLVAGGIAVVGAFGFPNWLIKFMRKRRQKAFLTEFPNSVDVIVRGVKAGLPLGDCLRIIAQEAKEPVRGEFRRILEAQQMGVPLHEAVGRIYEGMPLQEANFFAIVIAIQQQAGGSLSEALGNLSKVLRDRKKLQGKIIAMSQEAKASAAIIGSLPLIVMLLVFFTTPGYIMTLFTTTTGNLILGGAGMWMLMGVLMMRKMINFDF
- a CDS encoding type II secretion system protein; translation: MLSDIAELLTNSQFLLMAVTAIAVAATILTVALPLLERDQFQSRMKTVAIERDKIRARERLRLQQEKQVNLRPKPKDYMQKLVDRFNLRRALSDDETGNRLKMAGYRGQAPMVVFLFARFVAPFIMFMLALFYLFVVMHASQQPAGLKFSLAVLIALVGFYLPNLFISNVIQKRQLSIRRAWPDALDLMLICVESGMSIEAGFRKVSEEIGVASVPLAEELTLATAELSYLEDRRQAYENLAIRTGLDGVKAVTTALIQAERYGTPLAQSLRIMADENREMRMAEAEKKAAALPPKLTVPMIVFFLPVLFAVIMGPAIIQIMNM
- a CDS encoding leucyl aminopeptidase, translating into MRLAGLAAGTTTDARPRLRTAFFASNQRVAPVSDSLAPDILLAPDASVASVPVTCVSTDGLERYLGDASPSVAGWVAANGFKAEAGSMLRLAGEDGALAGVLFGLGKGHGEEDPFLLGKLATDLPAGTYRLEGEAVDAGRAALGFLLSAYRFDRYRKRTDKGVRLVTPGYVDRDEVVRIAKGVALARDLINIPANDLGPVELADAAIDTVVAYGGTDRVIVGEDLLAENLPMVHAVGKASSRHPRLVDLAWGNPDHPKVTLVGKGVCFDSGGLDIKPGSAMALMKKDMGGAANVLGLATMIMDAELPVRLRVLIPAVENSISGNAFRPGDVLPSRKGLNVEIGNTDAEGRLILADALALGDEEHPDLMLDLATLTGAARVALGPDLPPFYTDDDALAGAIEKASVAVADPLWRMPLWKPYLKMMDSKIADINHITSAPFAGSVTAALFLSRFVEHARSWAHFDIYGWTPTAKPGKPEGGEGQAIRALYAMLKERYGK
- a CDS encoding pilus assembly protein TadD, producing MPNLSIRSFANSLALRSALVPIVLAVGLAACSTTKKSSVGAHGGAAISQGASYSSEQIRQAVQQWGNKYEASPDDRNVALNYAAALRLNDQIDQAVAVLRKAMIKHTKDREVAAAYGKALAAKGQFDEALRVIRSAHTDDRPDWRLLSAEGAILDQIGKNAEARRQYGQALKIVPNEPSVLNNFGLSYALTGDLTQAEKVLRQAAAQPGADSRVRQNLALVLGLQGKFQEAERVALNELEPAQAEANIAYLRGMLSQRNTWNDIKAQDKKKKNRS